Below is a genomic region from Actinoallomurus bryophytorum.
CGAGCCGGTCGAACTCCGTCGCCTGGTGGTCACCCGTGACGGCGGTCTGGAGACGCAGCGCGAGCCGTGCCTCGTGGTAGGAACGTGGCAGGTCCAGCGGCCGGTCGTACGCACCGCCGACGCCCACCCGGCACAGGCCACCCCCCAGCTCGCGGCGTACCGCCGTGCAGAACCGCGACCAGGGCCGGTCGGCGTCGGAGAGCACGACGACCTCGCGGCCACGCACGGCGAACAGCGTGCCGATCCCGGTCTCGCGCACGGCGTTTCCCACGGCGCGGCCGAACCCGTCGTGGCCGGGCCCCATCACGACCACGATCCGGTGCGGACGCCGCAGGTCGTACCCGAGCGCGTCGGCGCGTGCCAGCATGGTCTCCTCGGCGGCACCGGAGAGCAGTTCCTCGACCAGGTCGCGGCCGAGGCGAAGCTCGGCCTCGGCGAGATTGTGCAGGTGGGCGAGCTCCAGGGCGAGGACGGTCGCGGCATGCCCGAGCGCGAGCTGTTCCGGGCGGCCCGCCGACTCGCCCGGGTCGATGAGGGCGAGCACGCCGAGGATGTCCTCCCGCGGGCCCGCCGGAACGACGAGCCGTCCATGCCCGCGGATCGGCCCGGGCTCGTGCGACATCTCGTTCAGCATCTTCTCCCGTGACTCCCACGGCTCCTTGGGATAGGGCTCCGGGCGGCCGGGGCCCGCCCACGCCCGCAGGTTCCCGTACCGGTCCTCGATCGCGATGGGATAGCCGGTGAGCTCGTGCATCGCCGCCGCGATGCCCTCGGGCCCCGCACCGGCCACCGCGACACGCGTGAGCCGTTCGTGGACGTCGCTGCTGAACTCCAGCTCGGCGACCGTCTCGGACAGCGCCACGTTGGCGGCACGCAACCGCTCGGCGTCCGCCCGCTGACAGGCCCGCTGGCGCGCGCCGGCGATCGCGATGCCCGCCTGCTGCGCCAGCACCCGCAGCAGGAACTGCTCGGAGGACGGTGGTTCACCGTCCGCGCTGGCCACCAGATAACCCAGATGGCCATCAAGGCTCCGCAGCGGAAACGCCCAGGCCCAGACCTGACCGAGCACCGCGACCGGTCCCCCGGCCACGCTCAGCACCGCGAACTGCGCTTCGAGGTCGTTACGGGCGTCGGCCGCCGCGTGACCCCCCTGTACCGCCTGCCAGCCGGTGTCGCCGAGATGAACGCCCTCGAGCCGGCAGCACCCGAGCGAGGGCACGGCCGTCGCCGCGAGATCGAGGATGTGGGCCTGGTCGTCGCTCTCGCCCATCACCATCGACAGCGCGAGCAGCGACCTCATGCCGGACAGTTGGTCCCGCAGGGCCGGATCGGGCGGCGACTCCGGGATAATCGGCATCGGGGCGGGCGTGGTCCTCCCGTACGCCGCGCGGACGGCCGCCGTCTCCGTGGCCGCAGACCCAAAAAACCGCGATGACCAGCCATTTCCCCCCTCTTACCAGCATACGTACCCAGATCTGAGGGCTAGGGCTCACAGGACCAGATCCGGCGATCGACTCCGCCCCGCAGGACACCCGCGTACGGCCCTGCTGTCCGCCCGGACAGGGCACGGACCGCCGGAGAGCGCGCTTTTGGCCCCGTGGTGACCTGTTCCGGCAGGCGGAGGCGCCGGACGCTTGGGGGCATGACCGCAATCGTGCCGCGCCCCGGCGAACCAGCCCCGGCGGCGAGGGCGATGCGCGGCCGTGAGCGTGAATGGGACACCGTGCTCGGCCTGCTGAAGGCGGCGGAGACCGGGCGGCCGCGTGTCCTGCTGGTCGAGGGAGAGCAGGGCACGGGGAAGAGCCTGCTGATCGAGGAGGCCGCACGAGCGGCGGCCGCCCGTGGCCTGACACTCGTGTCCGGCCGGGCGCGGGAACTCAGCCTGACACCGGCCGAGCCGCTCCTGTCCGCCCTCGGAGAACCGCCACCGGCCGATGCGTCCCAGCGGCCGTGGATCGTCGAGAGGATGGGTTCGAACCTGGAGAGGCGGGCCGGCGCCGGGCCGGTGCTGGTGTGCCTGGACGATCTCCACTGGGCCGACCACGCGACGCTCGCCGCGGTGCAGGCCCTGTCAGGAGGGCTCGGCCGCCACCCGGTCGCCTGGCTGCTGACCCGTCGCGTGACCGGACGCGGTGATGTGGCCGGACGCCTGTTCGACCTGATGGAACACGATGGCGCGGAGCGCTGTCCCCTGGGCCCTCTGGGCGATGACGCGCTGATCGAGATCGCCATCGACATGCTCGGGGCCATGCCCGATCCCGGCCTGGTCGCGCTCGCGGCCGGCGCGGGCGGCAACCCGTACCTGCTCACCGAACTCCTGGCCGGCCTTCGCGACGAAGGTGCGGTCAGGATCTCCGGCGGCCGCGCGCGCCTCTCCTCCGCGCGGCTGCCGGAACGAGTCCGCGCCGGCGTGGATCACCGGCTCGACGGACTCAGCCCCAGGGCGCGCCACCTGCTGACAGTGAGCGCCGTCCTGGGGCGTTCCTTCGCACCACAGGACGCCGCCGACGTCCTGGGCGTGCCGCCGGCCACGATCGTGCCCGGCCTGGACGAGGCCCTGGCGGCGGGGGTACTCGCCGACACGCCGGACGCGATCCACTTCCGGCACGAGCTGATCTGGCGGGTGATCGTCGGCTCGGTGCCCGCGCCCGTACGCCAGGCGCTGCACCGGCAGATCGGCGAGCTGCTGATCACCCGGCAGGACGCGATCGCCTCGGCCGTCTCCCATCTCGTGCACGGCGTCCGTGCGGGCGACGGCCGCGCCCTGGCCCGGCTGGACCAGGTGATCGCGGCGGTCCTGCCGAGGTCGCCGCCGAGCGCGGCGAAGCTGGCGATGCACGCTCTGGAGCTCACCGGAGCGGCCGAGCCCGACCGCACGGAGCGTACGCTCACCGCGGTACGGGCTCTGAGCGCTGCCGGACGCACGGACGAGGCCGCCCGCCTCGCGCGTGCCGCCTTCTCCCGGCCGATGCCGGCGCTGTCCTGCGCGCGGCTGCGCTGTCTGCTCTCGGAGATCCTCTACCTGCGGGGAGACCTGGAGGAGGCGGCCGAGGAGGCGTCGGAGGCGCTGGCGGAGCCGTGCCTGCCCGGCGGGCTCCGCGACGACGCCGAGCTGGCACTCCTGGCCTCTCGTACGGGCATCGGCGCGGGGGTACGTGACCGGGCTGAGGCGATCGTCTCGACCGCCGATGATCACGGCGACGCCCTGGTCACGGGGGCCTTCGTCGCCCTCGCGCTGGCCGCGTGGGAGGCGGGCCGGCTGGGAAAGGGCCTGGCGCTCGCCGGGGAGGCCGTACGCCACGCGGTCTCGGCGGAGGCACGGCGCGTTCGTCCGCGGCTGGTCCTCGCGATGCTGCTCACCGACGCGCAGCGGCACGGCGCGGCCCGTTCGGTGCTGGCGAGCGCGGGGGACGACCTGCTCGGGCACCCGGCGTGGGCCGGGGCGCCCGCCATCCTGAGTGCCCGCGCGCACCTGGCGGCGGGCCGTTTCCGCGACGCGGCCACCGAGGCCGAGGCCGGTCTGGCGGCCGGCAGCGGACCGGGGCCACAACTGCTCGCCTCGTCCGGGTCGTCGGTACTGGCCGCCGCGACGCTGCGGACCGGGGACGTGAACGCCGCG
It encodes:
- a CDS encoding helix-turn-helix transcriptional regulator, with translation MTAIVPRPGEPAPAARAMRGREREWDTVLGLLKAAETGRPRVLLVEGEQGTGKSLLIEEAARAAAARGLTLVSGRARELSLTPAEPLLSALGEPPPADASQRPWIVERMGSNLERRAGAGPVLVCLDDLHWADHATLAAVQALSGGLGRHPVAWLLTRRVTGRGDVAGRLFDLMEHDGAERCPLGPLGDDALIEIAIDMLGAMPDPGLVALAAGAGGNPYLLTELLAGLRDEGAVRISGGRARLSSARLPERVRAGVDHRLDGLSPRARHLLTVSAVLGRSFAPQDAADVLGVPPATIVPGLDEALAAGVLADTPDAIHFRHELIWRVIVGSVPAPVRQALHRQIGELLITRQDAIASAVSHLVHGVRAGDGRALARLDQVIAAVLPRSPPSAAKLAMHALELTGAAEPDRTERTLTAVRALSAAGRTDEAARLARAAFSRPMPALSCARLRCLLSEILYLRGDLEEAAEEASEALAEPCLPGGLRDDAELALLASRTGIGAGVRDRAEAIVSTADDHGDALVTGAFVALALAAWEAGRLGKGLALAGEAVRHAVSAEARRVRPRLVLAMLLTDAQRHGAARSVLASAGDDLLGHPAWAGAPAILSARAHLAAGRFRDAATEAEAGLAAGSGPGPQLLASSGSSVLAAATLRTGDVNAAHQIADGTERRASAYAQAGFALVAAQVNEAREGARSLAETFGPLCAEVLRHRWTLVADPAAAAWLVRTARALGDRPSAERTVAAVELLAKDNPDFPAAHAAAAHARGLLDGSPGSLEHAAGAHTGPWPRASATEDLALLLVTYGDAGARRRTVATFDAALAAYEAMGATRDAARVRRRLRRLGVRRRHWTHTDRPVSGWASLTDTERAVSELVAQGLTNRQVADQLFMSAHTVAFHLRHVFRKLEIGSRVELTRLILQRSA
- a CDS encoding PucR family transcriptional regulator → MPIIPESPPDPALRDQLSGMRSLLALSMVMGESDDQAHILDLAATAVPSLGCCRLEGVHLGDTGWQAVQGGHAAADARNDLEAQFAVLSVAGGPVAVLGQVWAWAFPLRSLDGHLGYLVASADGEPPSSEQFLLRVLAQQAGIAIAGARQRACQRADAERLRAANVALSETVAELEFSSDVHERLTRVAVAGAGPEGIAAAMHELTGYPIAIEDRYGNLRAWAGPGRPEPYPKEPWESREKMLNEMSHEPGPIRGHGRLVVPAGPREDILGVLALIDPGESAGRPEQLALGHAATVLALELAHLHNLAEAELRLGRDLVEELLSGAAEETMLARADALGYDLRRPHRIVVVMGPGHDGFGRAVGNAVRETGIGTLFAVRGREVVVLSDADRPWSRFCTAVRRELGGGLCRVGVGGAYDRPLDLPRSYHEARLALRLQTAVTGDHQATEFDRLGVYRLLADVGEPGTVEQFVREWLGDLLDYDAAKGSGLVDTLSRYLECGRSYEAATSALAIHRSTLKYRLRRIREISGHDLGDPDTYFNLQLASRAWNTLLALRADRR